The DNA region GCTGACCCCGGGGGCGCAGCTGTTGAGCATGGTTAGGAGGGCGGAGAGGCCTTTGAAGCTGGCGCCATAGCCGACCGAAGTTGGAACGGCGATGATCGGCTTGTCGATCAGGCCGCCGACGACCGAAGCGAGCGCCCCTTCCATGCCAGCGACGACGATCACCACCCGGCAGTTGTTGATCTTCGGCAAGTTCTTCATTAGACGATGGATCCCGGCAACCCCGACATCGTAGATCCGCTCGACCTTATGGCCAAGATGTTCCGCGGTGACGGCGGCTTCTTCCGCGACCGGGAGGTCGGCGGTCCCGGCCGTAATTATCGCAATCCTATGCTCAACGTTCAACGTTCTACGTTC from Candidatus Margulisiibacteriota bacterium includes:
- the larB gene encoding nickel pincer cofactor biosynthesis protein LarB; this translates as MSLIKSPAFVKNNDYEELGFAKVDHHRIHRKGFPEVIYCPGKTPEQVAKIAASIAKQGHDVLATRADKKIFKAVKKSLKKAKYHEMARIITVKKAERRTLNVEHRIAIITAGTADLPVAEEAAVTAEHLGHKVERIYDVGVAGIHRLMKNLPKINNCRVVIVVAGMEGALASVVGGLIDKPIIAVPTSVGYGASFKGLSALLTMLNSCAPGVSVVNIDNGFGAAVCAALINR